Proteins encoded by one window of Vidua chalybeata isolate OUT-0048 chromosome 15, bVidCha1 merged haplotype, whole genome shotgun sequence:
- the HIGD2A gene encoding HIG1 domain family member 2A, mitochondrial: MAAGPPPPLEPIPLPTFPEEGFSEKFLRKTRENPLVPLGCLCTVSVLVYGIICFKKGNTRRSQLMMRARVIAQGCTFAALLGGMVATAMKSRQ, translated from the exons ATGGCGgccgggccgcccccgccgctgGAGCCTATCCCGCTGCCCACGTTCCCTGAGGAGGGATTCTCGGAGAAGTTCCTGCGCAAGACCCGCGAGAACCCCCTGGTGCCCCTCG GCTGCCTGTGCACCGTCAGTGTCCTGGTCTACGGAATCATCTGCTTCAAGAAAGGCAACACTCGGCGCTCCCAGCTGATGATGCGGGCGCGTGTCATAGCCCAGGGCTGCACCTTCGCCGCCCTGCTGGGGGGCATGGTGGCCACGGCTATGAAATCCCGACAGTGA
- the CLTB gene encoding clathrin light chain B isoform X2, with protein sequence MADDFGFFSSSEGAGAEEDPAAAFLAQQESEIAGIENDEGFGPTDGEAAAAPGGQAAPPEQGFQNGGATVNGDVFQESNGPTDAYAAIAKADRLTQEPESIRKWREEQKKRLEELDAASKVTEQEWREKAKKDLEEWNLRQNEQMEKNRANNRASEEAFLKESKEETPGSEWEKVAQLCDFNPKSSKQSKDVSRMRSVLISLKQTPLSR encoded by the exons ATGGCCGACGACTTCGGCTTCTTTTCCTCATCTGAGGGCGCTGGCGCCGAGGAGGACCCGGCCGCCGCCTTTCTGGCCCAGCAGGAGAGCGAGATCGCGGGCATCGAGAACGATGAGGGCTTCGGGCCGACCGACGGCGAggcggccgccgccccgggcGGGCAGGCGGCCCCGCCGGAACAGG GTTTCCAGAATGGAGGAGCCACTGTCAATGGAGATGTCTTTCAG GAGTCCAACGGCCCCACGGATGCCTATGCAGCCATAGCCAAGGCTGACCGGCTGACCCAGGAACCCGAGAGCATCCGCAAGTGGAGGGAGGAGCAGAAGAAGcgcctggaggagctgg ATGCGGCATCGAAGGTGACTGAGCAGGAATGGCGTGAGAAGGCCAAGAAGGACCTGGAGGAGTGGAACCTGCGTCAGAATGAGCAGATGGAGAAGAACCGAGCAAACAACAG GGCCTCGGAGGAAGCATTTCTGAAGGAGTCCAAGGAGGAGACCCCAGGCTCTGAGTGGGAGAAGGTGGCCCAGCTGTGTGATTTCAACCCCAAGAGCAGCAAGCAGAGCAAGGATGTCTCGCGGATGCGCTCGGTGCTCATCTCCCTCAAACAGACGCCCCTGTCCCGTtag
- the CLTB gene encoding clathrin light chain B isoform X1 — translation MADDFGFFSSSEGAGAEEDPAAAFLAQQESEIAGIENDEGFGPTDGEAAAAPGGQAAPPEQGFQNGGATVNGDVFQESNGPTDAYAAIAKADRLTQEPESIRKWREEQKKRLEELDAASKVTEQEWREKAKKDLEEWNLRQNEQMEKNRANNRIADKAFYQQPDADVIGYVASEEAFLKESKEETPGSEWEKVAQLCDFNPKSSKQSKDVSRMRSVLISLKQTPLSR, via the exons ATGGCCGACGACTTCGGCTTCTTTTCCTCATCTGAGGGCGCTGGCGCCGAGGAGGACCCGGCCGCCGCCTTTCTGGCCCAGCAGGAGAGCGAGATCGCGGGCATCGAGAACGATGAGGGCTTCGGGCCGACCGACGGCGAggcggccgccgccccgggcGGGCAGGCGGCCCCGCCGGAACAGG GTTTCCAGAATGGAGGAGCCACTGTCAATGGAGATGTCTTTCAG GAGTCCAACGGCCCCACGGATGCCTATGCAGCCATAGCCAAGGCTGACCGGCTGACCCAGGAACCCGAGAGCATCCGCAAGTGGAGGGAGGAGCAGAAGAAGcgcctggaggagctgg ATGCGGCATCGAAGGTGACTGAGCAGGAATGGCGTGAGAAGGCCAAGAAGGACCTGGAGGAGTGGAACCTGCGTCAGAATGAGCAGATGGAGAAGAACCGAGCAAACAACAG GATCGCTGACAAAGCCTTTTACCAGCAGCCGGACGCCGATGTCATTGGCTACGT GGCCTCGGAGGAAGCATTTCTGAAGGAGTCCAAGGAGGAGACCCCAGGCTCTGAGTGGGAGAAGGTGGCCCAGCTGTGTGATTTCAACCCCAAGAGCAGCAAGCAGAGCAAGGATGTCTCGCGGATGCGCTCGGTGCTCATCTCCCTCAAACAGACGCCCCTGTCCCGTtag